The following proteins come from a genomic window of Montipora foliosa isolate CH-2021 chromosome 2, ASM3666993v2, whole genome shotgun sequence:
- the LOC137992470 gene encoding histone H2B, gonadal-like, whose product MAPKVAGKKGEEKAGKAKAATGDKKRRKTRKESYAIYIYKVLKQVHPDTGISSKAMGIMNSFVNDIFERIAGEASRLAHYNKKSTISSREIQTAIRLLLPGELAKHAVSEGTKAVTKYTSSK is encoded by the coding sequence ATGGCACCAAAAGTTGCAGGAAAGAAAGGTGAGGAGAAAGCTGGTAAGGCTAAGGCCGCCACTGGTGACAAGAAAAGGCGAAAGACGAGAAAGGAAAGCTACGCAATCTACATCTACAAGGTGTTGAAACAAGTTCACCCTGACACTGGTATCTCCAGCAAAGCCATGGGCATCATGAACTCGTTCGTCAACGACATCTTCGAGCGCATCGCTGGCGAAGCTTCCCGCCTGGCTCACTACAACAAGAAGTCAACTATCAGCTCTCGCGAGATCCAGACCGCCATCAGGCTGCTTTTGCCCGGTGAACTTGCGAAACACGCTGTTAGTGAAGGAACCAAAGCTGTCACCAAGTACACAAGCAGCAAGTAA
- the LOC137992463 gene encoding histone H3 — translation MARTKQTARKSTGGKAPRKQLATKAARKSAPATGGVKKPHRYRPGTVALREIRRYQKSTELLIRKLPFQRLVREIAQDFKTDLRFQSSAVMALQEASEAYLVGLFEDTNLCAIHAKRVTIMPKDIQLARRIRGERA, via the coding sequence ATGGCTCGTACCAAGCAAACTGCACGTAAATCCACCGGAGGAAAAGCTCCACGCAAACAACTCGCCACCAAAGCGGCTCGCAAGAGTGCCCCCGCAACTGGAGGAGTCAAGAAACCTCATCGTTACAGGCCTGGAACAGTCGCTCTTCGTGAGATCCGTCGCTACCAGAAATCCACCGAGCTGTTGATCCGCAAGCTGCCCTTCCAGCGTCTTGTGCGTGAAATCGCTCAGGATTTCAAGACCGATCTGCGCTTCCAGAGCTCTGCTGTCATGGCTCTTCAAGAGGCCAGCGAAGCTTACCTTGTGGGTCTCTTTGAAGACACCAACTTGTGCGCCATCCACGCCAAGCGCGTCACCATCATGCCCAAGGATATTCAGCTGGCCCGCAGAATCCGTGGAGAGAGAGCATAA